Proteins co-encoded in one Flavobacterium sp. M31R6 genomic window:
- a CDS encoding tetratricopeptide repeat protein yields the protein MNILHKINKWIICLVILGNFAYSQDQNPELVATLKIKLQKTTVDTTKINILNEIAATYRYSNPQEGLKYGRNALSLSDSLNWKKGMAEANENLGICYQTEANYTEAINHLQKALQLYKQIPKKSAVSGTLKNIGLVYLVQKKYPEALLYFEQALKINQLLNNKLLIVYGLNDIADVYFKQNNNSKALEQYKQSIKINEEIKDNNGLAYCYARIGEIYSKQKEYPKAVSYLSMALNKYDKNQIGNIDNTLKQLSETYLLMSKSDAINKNKYIALSKKALEQTSSKQQQYSQSIDSLKESLGKATEDTTRINILNRLTSSYFYTNPKEGIPYGERALKLATKINWKKGIALAYNNLGVCQWVLTDYNKAINYFDLSLSKYKELNDQTGISEAYNNLGLVYVEIKKHNQAFKYFDKAFEINKKTGNKISMVYNLNNIASAYYNEKNYRKAFEYYTKSKDLNLSMYDLNGLGYCYSKIGQIYSDQKRYEESLDYFKKALNSYDKSQTYNIGNNYIGMGIVYYKMALVNSSNKKELLAQSAQSLNNAAYLFTQKGILDRLSICYLELYKTKKEQGDFTEALNYFEKHNTIKDSLFSNESQNKLTNLQSKREIDLRDKQIEIQKLKINSDYRKVYLLVTITITIAILFILFFWLYIIKRNTNELLLNKNEEISNINKQKDKFFSIIAHDLRGPFNGFLGLTELLAEEIDDMDNEEIQFAAINMRSSANNLNRLLENLLEWSRMEQGLIPFSPQESNLVKVIKECVEPLQDAANKKAITIETIINQNLKIFADHHILQSVIRNILSNALKFTPKKGKIKIYAQEDLKNTIISIVDSGIGMDIKMIENIFQLDVKTNRRGTDDEPSAGLGLILCKEFVEKHRGKIWVESEEGKGSTFNFSFPKNNTINAI from the coding sequence ATGAACATCCTTCACAAAATAAATAAATGGATAATCTGCCTAGTCATACTAGGTAACTTTGCTTATTCTCAAGACCAAAATCCAGAATTAGTAGCGACATTAAAAATAAAACTTCAGAAAACGACCGTTGACACTACCAAAATAAATATCCTAAACGAAATTGCTGCAACATACAGGTATTCCAATCCGCAAGAAGGGCTAAAATATGGGAGGAATGCATTATCATTATCAGATAGTTTAAATTGGAAAAAAGGAATGGCCGAAGCAAATGAAAATCTGGGAATTTGCTACCAAACTGAAGCCAATTATACTGAAGCCATAAATCATTTGCAGAAAGCGTTACAATTATACAAACAAATACCAAAGAAATCAGCTGTTTCTGGCACGCTCAAAAATATTGGGCTTGTTTATTTGGTACAAAAAAAATATCCAGAAGCACTTTTATATTTTGAACAAGCATTAAAAATTAACCAACTACTAAACAATAAATTATTAATAGTATATGGCTTAAATGATATTGCCGATGTTTATTTCAAACAAAATAATAATTCAAAAGCGCTTGAACAATACAAACAATCCATTAAAATAAATGAAGAAATAAAGGACAATAATGGACTAGCCTATTGCTACGCACGTATTGGCGAAATTTATTCAAAGCAAAAAGAATATCCAAAAGCGGTAAGTTATTTATCAATGGCTTTAAATAAATACGATAAAAATCAAATAGGCAACATTGACAATACACTTAAGCAATTGAGCGAAACTTATCTTTTGATGTCCAAGTCGGATGCTATAAATAAAAACAAATATATCGCTCTTTCAAAGAAGGCTTTGGAACAAACATCCTCAAAACAACAACAGTATTCACAATCAATAGATTCTTTAAAAGAATCACTCGGAAAAGCGACAGAAGACACTACAAGAATCAACATTCTAAACAGATTAACCAGTAGTTATTTTTACACCAATCCAAAAGAAGGAATTCCTTATGGAGAAAGAGCTCTTAAACTGGCAACAAAAATAAACTGGAAAAAAGGAATTGCTTTGGCATATAACAACCTTGGGGTATGCCAATGGGTATTAACTGACTATAATAAGGCCATCAACTATTTTGACCTGTCATTATCCAAATATAAAGAACTAAATGACCAAACTGGTATTTCGGAAGCTTATAACAATTTAGGGTTGGTATATGTTGAAATAAAAAAACACAATCAAGCGTTTAAGTACTTCGATAAGGCATTTGAGATAAACAAAAAAACGGGCAATAAAATATCAATGGTTTATAACTTGAATAATATTGCCTCGGCCTATTACAATGAAAAAAATTATAGGAAAGCTTTTGAATATTATACTAAATCAAAAGACCTAAATCTTTCCATGTATGATTTAAATGGTTTAGGATATTGTTATTCAAAAATTGGACAAATATATTCTGACCAAAAAAGATATGAAGAGAGTCTTGATTATTTCAAAAAAGCTTTAAATAGTTACGATAAAAGTCAAACCTATAATATTGGCAATAACTACATAGGAATGGGAATTGTCTATTACAAAATGGCTTTAGTAAATTCAAGCAATAAAAAAGAATTACTAGCACAATCCGCTCAATCTCTTAATAATGCTGCGTATTTGTTTACACAAAAAGGTATTTTGGACCGGCTGAGCATTTGCTATCTTGAACTTTATAAAACCAAAAAAGAACAGGGTGATTTCACCGAAGCCTTAAATTATTTTGAAAAACACAATACTATAAAAGATTCTCTATTTTCAAATGAAAGCCAAAACAAATTAACTAATCTTCAATCCAAACGAGAAATTGACTTAAGAGACAAACAGATTGAGATTCAAAAACTTAAAATAAATAGTGATTACAGAAAAGTATATTTGTTAGTAACTATTACCATCACAATTGCAATACTTTTTATTTTATTCTTCTGGCTGTATATAATCAAAAGAAACACAAACGAATTACTATTAAACAAAAACGAAGAGATATCAAACATCAACAAACAAAAGGACAAATTTTTCTCCATCATTGCGCATGATTTGCGGGGACCTTTCAATGGATTTTTAGGACTGACGGAACTATTGGCCGAAGAAATTGATGATATGGATAATGAAGAAATTCAATTTGCAGCTATCAACATGAGAAGTTCTGCTAACAATTTGAACCGTCTTTTGGAAAACTTACTTGAATGGTCTCGAATGGAACAGGGATTGATTCCATTTTCTCCACAAGAAAGTAATTTGGTCAAAGTCATAAAAGAATGTGTAGAGCCCTTACAAGATGCTGCTAACAAGAAAGCCATAACAATCGAAACTATTATAAATCAAAATCTTAAAATTTTTGCAGACCATCACATTTTGCAGTCTGTTATCCGAAATATTTTATCCAATGCCTTAAAATTCACTCCAAAAAAAGGAAAGATAAAAATATATGCGCAAGAAGATTTAAAAAATACTATTATTTCAATAGTTGATTCTGGAATAGGAATGGATATCAAAATGATCGAAAATATATTCCAACTTGATGTCAAAACAAACAGAAGGGGAACCGATGACGAGCCAAGTGCTGGATTAGGGTTGATTCTTTGCAAAGAATTTGTGGAAAAGCACAGAGGAAAAATTTGGGTAGAAAGTGAAGAAGGAAAAGGTTCTACTTTTAATTTTAGTTTTCCAAAAAATAATACAATCAATGCCATTTAA
- a CDS encoding peptidylprolyl isomerase, with the protein MKSKIALLLFLGLFNLHAQNTKKPVATKKPGTTVKASSTVTPEGIYATIATNKGNITVELFYKKTPITVANFISLAEGKNPFVKVERLKGKPFFDGLKFHRVIKDFMIQGGDPDGNGSGGPGYAFKDEFTDSKFDKAGILAMANSGPATNGSQFFITHKDTPWLNGKHTIYGQVIQGMAVVNAIAQDDVITKITISRKGEAAKKFDAAKVFTDYYGNKAVEDKLKAEKEESERAAANAIALKEFANGQTTASGLKYIVLKEGTGAMPTLTSNIKAHYTGSFVNGTVFDSSVQRGEPIDFNLNQVIKGWTEGLQLMKEGAKYKFYIPYTLAYGERGYPGAIPPKSDLIFEVELIKINQ; encoded by the coding sequence ATGAAATCTAAAATCGCATTATTACTCTTTTTAGGGTTATTCAATTTACACGCACAAAACACAAAAAAACCTGTTGCTACAAAAAAACCAGGAACAACTGTAAAAGCGTCTTCTACTGTTACTCCAGAAGGCATTTATGCCACTATCGCAACGAACAAAGGAAATATTACAGTTGAATTATTTTACAAAAAAACGCCTATTACAGTAGCAAATTTTATAAGCTTGGCAGAAGGAAAAAATCCATTTGTAAAAGTTGAAAGACTAAAAGGAAAACCTTTTTTTGATGGTCTAAAATTTCACAGAGTAATCAAAGATTTCATGATTCAAGGTGGCGATCCTGACGGTAATGGTTCTGGCGGACCTGGCTATGCTTTCAAAGATGAATTTACCGATTCGAAATTTGACAAAGCAGGAATTCTTGCTATGGCAAATTCTGGTCCCGCTACCAATGGAAGTCAATTTTTTATTACTCACAAAGATACTCCTTGGCTGAATGGTAAACATACTATTTATGGTCAAGTAATACAAGGAATGGCAGTAGTAAATGCTATTGCGCAAGATGATGTGATCACAAAGATTACTATTTCTAGAAAAGGAGAAGCAGCCAAAAAATTTGATGCTGCAAAAGTATTCACTGACTATTACGGAAATAAAGCGGTTGAAGATAAATTAAAAGCTGAGAAAGAAGAAAGTGAAAGAGCTGCAGCAAATGCTATAGCTTTGAAAGAATTTGCTAATGGACAAACAACTGCAAGTGGTTTAAAATATATTGTTTTAAAAGAAGGTACGGGTGCAATGCCAACATTAACCAGTAATATCAAAGCGCATTACACAGGAAGTTTTGTCAATGGTACAGTTTTCGACAGCAGTGTTCAACGTGGTGAACCAATCGATTTTAATTTAAATCAGGTAATTAAAGGTTGGACAGAAGGACTTCAATTGATGAAGGAAGGTGCAAAATATAAATTTTATATACCTTATACTTTGGCTTATGGAGAACGAGGGTATCCTGGTGCTATTCCTCCAAAAAGCGATTTAATCTTTGAAGTAGAATTGATTAAAATAAATCAATAA
- a CDS encoding tetratricopeptide repeat-containing sensor histidine kinase produces MKKNLILIYLLFIGINSFSQKSQEQKIDSIKTVINQATVDTIKIKALSDLSALLYYSDSQKSLYYSNSAYALSKKANYKKGIALSYNNFGVYYRIRADFPKALDYNYKSLHLFEILNDKNGIAKANNGLGTIYVEFKNYKQALTCYKKALKESQEINDRKSIATYLNNIGDVYLRMKDYQKALSYFDKAIKMNAYEKSSYESGLNYTNIAITLNFLKQYEKSIEASNQSISIYKDDSSLFNAYNKLELGKSYYYLALAEKNTTNSNQFLQKSLDYINESMKIFKREGSLIDIRDSYSYLSKIYKTQEKPELALSFFEKSSNLNDSIFSNENKIQIEFLKSQREIELRDKKIEIQNLKIKNEARKVYLLYTITIAVIILLALFFWLYLSKRKTNLQLKEKNKVISNINKQKDKFFSIIAHDLRGPFNGFLGLTELLAQDIDNMDKEEIQFAAANMRSSAVNLNRLLENLLEWSRMEQGLIPFSPQKSNFLPLVKESISTLQDEANKKRIKIHTSIPEDLTIYADHHILQSVIRNILSNAVKFTPKDGAIKIEAHDDSKSTVVSIADTGIGMDAKILNNLFLLDVKTNRNGTENEPSTGLGLILCKEFVEKHNGKIWVESEVNIGTTFYFNFPHAIS; encoded by the coding sequence ATGAAAAAAAATCTCATTTTAATTTATTTACTTTTTATTGGTATTAATTCATTTTCTCAAAAAAGTCAGGAACAGAAAATTGATTCTATAAAAACAGTAATAAATCAAGCAACGGTAGATACCATTAAGATAAAAGCGCTTAGTGATTTATCTGCTTTATTGTATTATAGCGACTCTCAAAAAAGTCTGTATTATTCTAACTCAGCATATGCTCTTTCAAAAAAAGCCAATTACAAAAAAGGAATAGCTCTTTCATACAACAATTTTGGAGTTTATTACAGAATAAGAGCCGATTTTCCAAAAGCACTGGATTACAATTATAAATCGCTTCACTTATTTGAAATTCTAAACGACAAAAACGGTATTGCCAAAGCAAATAATGGACTTGGCACCATCTACGTGGAATTTAAAAATTATAAACAAGCGCTAACTTGTTATAAAAAAGCATTGAAAGAAAGTCAAGAAATAAATGATCGAAAATCAATTGCCACATATTTAAATAACATTGGGGATGTCTATTTAAGAATGAAAGATTATCAAAAAGCATTAAGCTATTTTGATAAAGCAATTAAAATGAACGCTTATGAAAAAAGCAGTTATGAGTCCGGGCTAAACTATACCAATATTGCCATTACATTAAACTTTCTCAAACAATATGAAAAATCAATAGAAGCCAGTAATCAATCAATTTCAATTTATAAAGATGATTCCAGTTTGTTCAATGCCTATAATAAATTAGAATTAGGGAAATCCTATTATTATCTTGCCTTAGCAGAAAAAAACACGACAAACAGCAATCAGTTTTTACAAAAATCTTTGGACTACATCAATGAATCCATGAAAATTTTCAAAAGAGAGGGATCACTAATAGACATCAGAGATTCTTATTCTTATTTATCTAAAATTTATAAAACTCAAGAAAAACCAGAACTGGCACTTTCGTTTTTTGAAAAAAGTTCAAATCTCAACGATTCTATTTTTTCAAATGAAAACAAAATACAAATAGAATTTCTAAAATCGCAAAGAGAAATCGAGTTGAGAGATAAAAAAATTGAGATTCAAAATCTTAAAATCAAAAATGAAGCTCGAAAAGTATATTTATTATACACCATAACCATTGCAGTTATAATTCTTTTAGCGCTGTTTTTTTGGCTATACTTATCAAAGAGAAAAACGAACCTACAATTAAAAGAAAAAAACAAAGTAATATCCAACATCAACAAACAAAAGGATAAATTCTTTTCTATAATTGCACATGACCTTAGAGGTCCTTTTAATGGTTTTCTGGGACTAACAGAACTATTAGCTCAAGATATTGACAATATGGACAAAGAAGAAATCCAGTTTGCAGCCGCAAACATGAGAAGCTCTGCTGTTAATTTGAACCGTCTATTGGAGAACTTACTGGAATGGTCGAGAATGGAACAAGGTTTGATTCCTTTTTCCCCTCAAAAAAGCAATTTTCTTCCCTTAGTAAAAGAAAGTATCAGTACGTTACAAGACGAAGCAAATAAAAAAAGAATCAAAATTCACACGTCAATACCGGAAGACTTAACCATTTATGCAGATCATCACATACTGCAATCGGTTATTCGAAACATATTGTCAAATGCGGTGAAATTTACACCAAAAGATGGAGCCATAAAAATTGAGGCTCATGATGATTCGAAAAGTACCGTCGTTTCAATAGCTGATACCGGAATCGGAATGGATGCCAAAATACTCAATAATCTGTTTCTACTTGATGTTAAAACCAATAGAAATGGAACCGAAAACGAACCCAGTACCGGTCTGGGATTGATATTGTGTAAAGAATTTGTGGAGAAACATAATGGGAAAATATGGGTAGAAAGTGAAGTAAATATAGGCACTACTTTTTATTTTAATTTTCCACATGCTATTTCATAA
- a CDS encoding peptidylprolyl isomerase: MKKNILFALLLITTLISCNKEHNNLPDGLYAEIETNKGSILLELDYKKAPVTVANFITLAEGENEFVVNDTLKGKPFYNGLKFHRVIKDFMIQTGDPLGTGSGDTGYKFKDEFSDLKFDKGGILAMANNGPGTNSSQFFITHLETPWLDGKHTIFGHVVDYNLEVVNKIEQDDFIKSVTIIRNGEDAKKFDAKKTFYDYFKIESESQKQKVAAEAAAKKEYEAKYKAVCDQKVASFTELKSKATKTATGLQYVITKKSGGKKPAMGSTVYIHYAGFLENGTLFDTSIEDVSKTFGKFDPARAAANQYTPIPFQAGRKDGLIPGFIEGIEKMSIGDKAVLFIPSHLAYGEAGAGDVIPPNTNIIFEIELMEKMPN, translated from the coding sequence ATGAAAAAAAATATTTTATTTGCACTACTCCTCATTACAACTTTAATTTCCTGTAACAAAGAACACAACAATTTACCTGATGGTTTATATGCCGAAATAGAAACCAATAAAGGAAGTATCCTATTGGAATTAGATTATAAAAAAGCTCCAGTAACAGTTGCTAACTTCATTACATTGGCTGAAGGCGAAAATGAATTTGTTGTCAATGATACTTTGAAAGGAAAACCATTTTACAACGGACTAAAATTTCATAGAGTTATCAAAGACTTCATGATACAAACTGGCGATCCACTTGGAACAGGATCTGGAGATACAGGATACAAATTTAAAGATGAATTTAGCGATTTGAAATTTGACAAAGGTGGAATTTTGGCAATGGCCAATAATGGACCTGGAACCAATAGCAGCCAATTTTTCATCACCCATTTAGAGACCCCTTGGTTAGACGGAAAGCACACTATTTTTGGACATGTAGTAGATTACAACCTTGAAGTGGTGAATAAAATAGAGCAAGATGATTTTATAAAAAGTGTAACTATCATCAGAAATGGTGAAGATGCCAAGAAATTTGATGCTAAAAAAACTTTTTACGATTATTTCAAAATAGAATCTGAAAGCCAAAAACAAAAAGTAGCCGCAGAAGCCGCTGCAAAAAAAGAATATGAAGCCAAATACAAAGCCGTTTGTGATCAAAAAGTAGCTTCTTTTACGGAATTAAAAAGTAAAGCCACCAAAACAGCAACTGGACTTCAGTATGTAATCACTAAAAAAAGTGGCGGCAAAAAGCCAGCTATGGGTTCAACTGTTTACATTCATTATGCAGGATTTTTGGAAAACGGTACTTTATTTGACACAAGTATTGAAGATGTATCCAAAACTTTTGGAAAATTTGATCCGGCAAGAGCAGCAGCCAATCAATACACTCCAATCCCATTTCAAGCAGGCAGAAAAGATGGTTTAATTCCTGGATTTATTGAAGGAATAGAAAAAATGTCCATCGGAGACAAAGCTGTTCTTTTTATTCCTTCACATCTTGCATATGGAGAAGCTGGTGCAGGTGACGTAATTCCACCAAATACCAATATCATTTTTGAGATTGAATTAATGGAAAAAATGCCTAATTAA